The genomic region ctgtctattggcagcaagtgggaataaaaggatccttttctggttggctaccagtgactaatggtgttccacaggggtcggtgttgggaccacttcttacTTGTTGCTTCTTTTCAATGCGGATGGAATAGATGGTGATGTTACTAagcttgtagatgatacaaagattggtggaggggctggtagcattaaggaaacaggtaggatgaagATGGACATGGACAGATTAAGAGactgggcaagagagtggcaaaagaaatacaatgttggaatatGCATGTTCTgcataaatgtgcagactgttttctcAATGGGGAGAgaatccaaaaacctgagatgccaagagacatgggagtccttgtgtggaacaccctaaaggttacttgcagattgagtcggtagtgaggaaggcaaatgcaatgttaacattcatttcaagaggtctagaatacaagagcagggatgtgatgttgaggctttatgaggcactggtgaggcctcaccttgagtattgtgaacagttttgggcccctcatcttagaaaagatgtgctggcattggagagggttcagaggaggttcacaaggatgattccaggaatgaaagggttatcatacaaggagcttaagatagctctgggtctgtactcactgcaagttcttgattagacacagcatcaaaggttaccgggagaaagcaggagagtggggttgaggaggggaaaacgATCAGccaatggcagggcagacttgacagactaaatagcctaattctgctcccatgtcttatggagtttccttaatcagtacatagaagtctgaACGAGAGACTGTGTAGTACTGGatttgctattagggaatgagagggggcaggtgacagaaatttgtgtggGGGTACACCTTGCGTTTAGTGATCACAAtgcacaatgccattagtttcaaagttaaTATGCAAGAAGATAGGTCTGgcccacaggttgagattctaaattggagaaaagccaattttcaTGGTATCAAAAGTGATCTAACAAGTATGGATGGGGAAAGGCTGTTTTTTGGCAATGGTGTGCTTGGTaactgggaggccttcaaaagtgaaattttggaagtacagaataaaaggtaaagataacgcATAGGGAACTTTGTTTTTCCGAGAAATATTGAGACActgattaagagaaaaaaggaggttcatagcaggtaggaacaaattagATGCTTATGgtttaagaaataaatcaggagggttaaaagaaagCAGGAAGTTGCtcaagcagacaagatgaagggggatcaaaaaggattctaacagggtgaggtgttgtacttcagGACCAGCCAGcatgggtcttacacagtgaacggtagggcactgagcagtgtggtagaacaaacttatctgggagtacaggtccataatttgttgaaaatggcatcacagggaattgagtacaagagatgggatgctatgttgaagttgtttaagacattggtgaggcctaatttggagtattgtgtgcagttttggttatctacctacaggaaagatgtaaataaggttgaaagagtacagagaaaatttacaagcatgttgctagCTCTGGAAAACCTGAataataaggaaagattgaataggataggactttattccttggaatgtagaagattgagaggagatttgatagaggcatacaaaaattatgaggggtatagatagggtaaatgcaagcaggctttttcctctgaggttgggtggctatacaaccagaggtcatgagttaatggtgaaaggtgagaagtttaaggggaacatgaggggaaccttCCTCAGTCATGAGTCGtgagagtgtgcaatgagctgctaGTGCAGGAGATGAATGCAAGCTCAGTATTAATGTTTTAGATGGAATGGAGGGTGATGATCCCAGTGTAGGTCAATGGAATTCGGCAGCTGAAATGGTTTTGACACGGATTAGacgggcccgtttctgtgctatacttctcTGACGCTCCTTCTCAGGGAAGAAGTCTCATTGAAAATGTAAAGCGAAGCAGTGATCCCACATAAATCACACAGAGCTTGCTGCCCACCAGTACAATGGACATCTTCACCAAAGTGACTGAGCTTTCCAAATGGAGATAGGGGTGGGCCATAAACAGTGCACCTCTCCGACCAATGAATCCGATATCTTGGGCAGTCACTTCCCTACCAATAATTATTCAGCTTTcaaaataataaagcaaaaaGGCAAgacttaaaaaaagaaaaaaaatgtatttaggtacaatcagaaacaagagattctgcagatgctagaaatccaaagcaacacactcaaaatgctggaagaactcagcaagtcaggcagcatctatggaaatagataaacaattaacatttcgggccgagacccttcctttccagtcctgatgaagggtctcagcctaaaacattaactgtttattcatttccacagatgctgcctggccggcagAATTCCTGAGCACTTGGTGTGTGTTGCTGTCAGTATTGATCTCAGGTGTTAGTCTGCTGACGGCTTCTGTAGTTGAGTGTGATCAAGCAGAGAGATTAGCAGCTGGGCATCAGTCACTCGCTGTTGTGACTCAAGCTAGGTGGAAGTGTAACTAGCTTGGCATTGGGGAGTACTGTTCTCTGATTAATGATCCATGTTGAGAACCAGATGGTGTCACTGGTGGTGGAGGCTGCTTGTGCGAGGGATCCCAGCCACAACTCCCTCCTCGATGCCACATTCGTTGCTGCCCCTCAGAATCTTTACGTACCCTGGCAGGCAAAATATTGTGATGGGTGAAAAATGGAGAGAGGATACACAGCCTCACCCTCCCCACAGAACCACAAACACCCCCATAACAACACACCCCATATCACCCTCACGCCAGCACCCATCTTCCCCAACCTGTCCTCTACAATATCACCCCCAGCACTCACCGTTATCCCCCCAGTCCGTGTTCCAGGAGTTGGCCACCAGCCAGTAGGGGGTTCCGTCCTCCTCGCCCCAGCCCAGAATCTTGATGGCATGACCCCCGACCTCCATCCCAGCCTTGTGCTGGTAAACACCTGTGTAGAGGGCAGTTAGGAGTCAAAGCGGAGGTCGATAGATTCTtctttagtcagggtgtcaaaggttatggggagcaagcaggagaatggagttgataagatggcagagcagactcaacagcTGAATGGTCTAATGCTGGGCCAGGCAGAGCAGCTGAACCCACCGGTGCTGTGGTGGGGACTGCCCATCCCCCCCCCCTGTACGGCGGCAGAGGTGGACTCAGTTGGAAAGGTCTAGAAGGTTATGGGACAAACACTGGCAAAGGGGACATcttgttcagcatggaccagttaggCCAGTTTTAACATTATCTAATGCAATGAACCACCCGCGGGGTAGGACTGAGAGGAATGTACATTACCCTCATTCCCCACACCCTGCACCGCCTGTGACAGTCTGTCACCCCCACCTCCTCCTGAATGTACTGGATTGGTATTGCAGGAAGTCTGTGCTCCCTCCCCCCGGGAAAACGATGGGCTGGGGACGGAGGGCAGTACAtgtagcaacccccccccccacccccaggcagACATACCGGATTGATATTGCAGGAAGTCTGTGTAGACCAGCAGTGCTCCCTCCACGGGCCCATTCTTGTAGATCTCCTTCATAATCTCTTCGGCAATCGGGCTGATGCTGTAGGAGCTAATGCCTGCGGGAAGAATCATCACTCACTGTCATCACAAGCTGGGGCACCAGCACTGGGGGTGGTAGTGGAGCAGTCATGATAGGAGACTCGATGGTTAGAGGGAcggacagcagattctgtggccATGAAGGTGTACTGCCTCTTAGGTGCAGGGGctcagagggagggtgagcagccagaggccaCAGTGCACACTGGCACTAATGACACAGGTAGAAAAGGAGAACAGGTCTCTGCACAGCATGTTCAGGGAGCTAGGAAAAATACTAAAGAACAGGACACCCtttctccagattcctcccagTACTGTGTGCTGGTCAGGGCAAGGAGTGAGTCACTGAGGAGGTGGTGAgcacagggtttcagatttctgcatcattCAACTCACTTCTAGGGAAGGCTTGATCTGGGTGACACccaacccgagggggaccaatatcctcgcGGGcatgtttgctagagctgttggcgagggtttaaactaatttggcaggggggtaggaactggagtgataggcaGTGTGTACTGAGGCTGTGAGCAAAAAGGCAGAtgagagggcaaaattgcagtcagtgcttTGAGCTGCACTTTAACAGAGGGCCAAGATCAAAAAAAAGTGATGAAtagaggtgttatatttgaatgcacgcagtacacACAACGTGGTAGGTGATCTTGTAccgcagttagagattgacagCTATGCTGTTGAGGGCAcctctgagtcgtggctgaaagacaTCACTATTGAGAGATTAACATCCAagattacacattgtatcaaaaggacagcaaggtgggcagagggagttgggtggccctgttggtgggaaaaaaaaaaaaaaaaaaaaaaaaaaaagtccaaactaatatggcagggggatgggagaaaggatgatagagctgaggatgagccagcaggtttacaagtagatgatgggagtaacatgaatgtaaggaaggacaagccaatgattgggtacaaatgcagtcagagcaaagagttaaattgtaccacaggagGGAAAATTCAAAAGAGTGAATAACGCAGGACTGAGAATGCTGCATTTAAATGcgcgtagcattcagaataaggtgagCGACCTCATGGCGCCATcacagattggtcggtatgacattgtggacatcactgagtcgtggctgaaagaagaattgcatctttagaaagagctgacatagggtcagagaatgttgaatcattgtgggtggagctaagaaactacaagggttaaaaaaaacattatggaaattatatataggcctccaaatagtagccaagatgaggggctgagattgcaaagggagggcaaagacatgtaataagggtaatgacaattgtaatgggggacttcaatatgtgaGGGGATTGGgacaatcaggttggtgttggatcataagagggggaatttgttgaatgcctacgagatgactttttagagcagctgttCTTGAGCCCACTCTGGGAAAGCctatcttagactgggtgttgtgtaataacccagatcttattagggagcttaatataaaggaacctttaggagacagtgattataacatgattgaattcgtacagcaatttgaaagggagaagcataactcacatgcaactgtatcgcaatggaataaaggtagttacagaggcctgagagaggagcttacccaggtggattggaggaggatactggtagaGATGACAGCACAGGAGAGATGgctaaagtttctgggaatagttcacaaggcgcaagaTAAATATGTCGCACAGAGTAAGACGTTCTCAAAtcacaggggtaggcaaccgtggctgacaaaggaagttaagaaaTGCACGAAAGCctaggaaagggcatataaaagTATCAagagtgaatgggaagttggatgattgggaagcttttaaaatcctacaaaaggtaacttaaaaaaaaagctaaaagggaaaagattaaatatgaaggcagaatagccagtaatataaagcaggatactaaaagtttttcagtTTTATAGagtaaaagggatgtgagagtCAATATTaacaccactggaaaatgatgctgctgaggtagtactgggggagaaagaaatggcaggtgaacttaatgggtactttgcattggtcttcactgtggaagacactatcagtgTACCAGAggcctgtgagtgtcagggagcaggagtgagtgaccaagctattacaaaggaaaagtgctaggcaaactcaaagatcttaaggtggataagtcacctggaccagatggacagagtcccagagtcctgagagaggttgctgaagagataatggatgcatcggtcatgatctttcaggaatcactcaattctggcatggtcccggaggactggaagattgcaaatgtcactccactctttaagaagggaggaaggcaaaagggaggaaattacaggctggttagtctaacctcagtggttggaaaagtgttggagtctattattcagggtgatgtttcagggtacttggagaccaatgataaaataagtcaaagtcagcatggtttctgtaaagggaaattatgcctgacagatctgttagagttcttagAGGAAtcaacaagcagggtagacaaatgagaggcagtggatgtcacacatacaaaatgctgaaggaactcagcaggccaggcaggatctatggaaaaaagtacagtcgacatttcggcctgaaacgccaactgtacttttttccccatagatgctgcctggcctgctgagttcctccagcattttgtgttgcttggatttccagcaccggcagattttcccttcagtggatgtcatttacttggattttcagaaggcgtttgataaggtgccacacacgaggctgcttaacaaggtaaaatgcTGTGGTGTTACTGGCacggatagtggaatggctgacagccaggaggcagccagtgggaataaaagggaacttttctggttggctgccagtgactagtggtattcctcgggggtcagtattgggactgctacttttcacattgtttgtcagtgatttagataacggaattgatgcctttgtggcaaagtttgcagattagGAAAAAGGtagaggggtagatagtgctgaggcagcaatgcgattgcagcaggacaaacaaattggaagaatggggaaatacagtgttgggaaatgtatgataatgtattttggtaaaaggaacaaaagtgcagactatcatctaaatggggaggaGGTGCAAATATCAGAGGTaaagagggacttaggaatccttgtgcaagactcccagaaggttaatttacaggtaatgctgaagctttagaagacactagtcaggccacgcTTAAGAGtattcaacagttttgggccccatatctcagaaaggatgtgttgtcattggaaagagtctaggggaggaggttcatgaggatgattccaggaatgaaggggttaacatctgAGGTGGTTCTGGCAGCTTTGgaccagtactcactggaatttagaagaatgccggggggggggggggggggaggagaatctcactgaaacctgccgaatattgaaaggacgagatagggtggatgtggggaggatgtttcttatggtgggggtatctagaactagagggtacagcctcaaaatagaagggtgaccttttagaacagaagtaaggaggaatttgtttagccaaagagtgatgaatctgtggaatgctctgccatgaactgtggtggaggcaaagCAGGGGAatgaaggattatggggaaaaggcaggtaggtgaagatgatcttattgaatggtggagaaggcttGACGGACCAGACGGCCGACTCCAGCTCCCATTTCGTGTGCTCTGTGCTTATAGTTAAAGTGGGAGGAGAccgatgggttcttgattagtgaggtgtcaaaggttacatggagaaggcaagaACATGGGGTTGAGAGTCGTAATGGAATAGGACAGcagatctgatgggctgaatggcttaattctgcttctatatctttgtACGTGGGTGGCCACTTAGCCCATCAGATGTGTGCGTCACTGAAGCTGACACACGTCTGGTCTGCAGCCGTGTTTCAGTAACCCTACCCTCTCCCCACGCACCGGCACTCACCGTAATGTTTATCTTGGGAATAGCTGGGGGTGTAGCCGGCCTCACACATCTGGGTGCACTGGGGGGTGGGGATCTCCCCTGTACATGGCAGTCGTGACCCATTTACATGGTGCTCACATGGAGGGATCGAGTATGGACGGCAAcctggaaggtgggggggagggggaagggtgacaATATCAACAATGTCTTCACATTTCTGAAGCAATAAACCCCTCCCACTCCATATACACGCTCCCTCTTGCTATCACACCCCCACCCCTGTTTCACCAAGCCCCCTCCCACTGGGAGTTGGAGCCCCACCCAGTTACCAGTTCCTCCCACCACATCCTTTATCATACCGTGTCCTCCCTCCACCCCGCAATCCTGGTCACATTCCATTCCCCTCCCGCACTGACCTGTGTGGGAATTGTAGAGCCCCCCCGTCACCAGTCCCTTTTGTGTCCAGTATTTCCAGGCTTGTGATGGGTAGCCCCCATTACATCTGCAGTTGGGGATAGGGGGAGACACATTAAAGGcagcataaggcataggagcagaaataggccattcagcccattaagtctctgttattcaatcatggctgatttattgcccCTCTCACAAGGCCTTCTCCCAGGAGTTGATTCTgcccatgaccaacctctcaaggcatttgatgagcagagggatcttggaattcAAATTCATGGCTCCCTAAAAGAAACTACACAAGTTGATGGGGCGGTTAAGATGCCATTTGgcattcttgttttttttttttaaatcagtcgaggcactgagttcaaaagtcaggaagttgcaGCTTTATGCAATTCTCCAGATGCAGCCAAAACAGCTCTGCCGCAATGATCATCACCCACTAACACTCACATCTGCCGAGATGAAATGCCTTGACAGGTTGGTCATGGGTAGAATCAACTCCTGGACCACTGGAATTTGCTGATCGCAACAATCggtcaatctcactggctctctacttggccttggatcaccaggATAATAACAATACCCATGTCAGGTGTCTATTGACTATAGCTCACTACTCACTTTCTTCCTCAAAGTtcaaatcaacaagctccaaaagctGGGCCTCTGCAATtgattccttgacttcctcactgggagaccataaTTCAATGCAGAACAGAAACAACATCTCCTTGcggacaatcaacactggtgaacCTCAAGAATCTGTGCTCAGTTCTTGGCTCTCTACCTCCACGACTGTGCAGCTGGGCTCTGCTCAAACACCATTTAtacatttgctgacaacaccactgctgTTGGAAGAAATACAAAGGTGACGAGGCAGCGTACACAagtgagatggatcagctgggtaagtggtgtcacagcaacaatctgacACTTAGTGTCAGAAAGTCCACGGAgttgatggtggacttcaggaaggggaagttgaggaaacacacacacacacacacacacacacacacacacagagagggATCAACAGTAGAAAGggcgagcagtttcaagctcctcggtgtcaaaatctctgaagatctatcctgggcccaacatattgatgcaagtaTGACTCggcctatatttcattaggagtttgaggacacttggtatatcaccaaagacagtTTCAAATTTCaccagatgtactatggagagcatcctgcccggttgcatcactgtctagtattggAGGAGACAGGAGGCACTGAACAGAATCGGAAAAAGCTGCGGAAAGTTGTAAATtagccatagaacattacaggcccttcggcccacaatgttgtgctgaccatgtaacgtACTCTAGAAACTACCCAGAACTTCCTagcgcatagctctctattttgttaagctccgtgtacctatctaagagactctgaaaagaccctatcgcattcgcttccatgcacccaccactcttgccagctccatcatgggctctagcctccccaaaatccaggacatcttcagaaggtgatgtctcaaaaaggcagcatccatcattaaggacccccatcacacaaGTCATGCTCTCCTCCAATTGCTACCAGcaagaaggaggtgcagaagccagaaggcaaacactcaatgattcaggaacagcttcttcccctctgccatccaatttctgaatggacaatgaacccatgaacactacctcgctactttttATTATagttttgcactatatatttaatTTAGAATCTgagtcatagaaaggtacagcacagaaaccggccctttggcccatctagtccatactgaaccatttaaattgcctactctcatcgacctgcactgag from Mobula birostris isolate sMobBir1 chromosome 8, sMobBir1.hap1, whole genome shotgun sequence harbors:
- the LOC140201092 gene encoding cathepsin B-like is translated as MLFQLLLLSIATVTARPSLDPDPLSPDFITLINKLNTTWRAGQNFQNVPFSLVKRLCGTFLKGPRLPLRSEDIAVAKLPKNFDSREQWPDCPTIREIRDQGSCGSCWAFGAVEAMSDRICIHSKGQVNAELSAEDLLTCCGFECGDGCNGGYPSQAWKYWTQKGLVTGGLYNSHTGCRPYSIPPCEHHVNGSRLPCTGEIPTPQCTQMCEAGYTPSYSQDKHYGISSYSISPIAEEIMKEIYKNGPVEGALLVYTDFLQYQSGVYQHKAGMEVGGHAIKILGWGEEDGTPYWLVANSWNTDWGDNGYVKILRGSNECGIEEGVVAGIPRTSSLHHQ